A genomic region of Oncorhynchus mykiss isolate Arlee chromosome 2, USDA_OmykA_1.1, whole genome shotgun sequence contains the following coding sequences:
- the LOC110517609 gene encoding methanethiol oxidase: MATKCTGCGPGYKSPLDAMKGPREEIVYLPCIYRNTGIQKPDYLATVDVDPKSPTYCQVIHRLPMPNLNDELHHSGWNACSSCFGDSSKKRNRLILPSLISSRVYIVDTGTDPRAPQMHKIVEPTDIFWKTGLANPHTTHCLGSGQIMISSIGDPSGNGKGGFILLDGKTFEVVGNWELPGEAAPFGYDFWYQPRHNVMMSTEWGAPKALAYGFSLEHVKEGLYGSKIHVWDWTTHKRLQSLDLGEEGAIPLEIRFLHDPAATEGYVGCALQGTVFRFYRTPKGEWAAEKVIHVPSKKVEGWALPVMPSLITDILISLDDRFLYFSNWLHGDIRQYDITNRRNPRLAGQLFLGGSILNDGPVKVLEDPENQSQPPPRTIKGKRIPGSPQMLQLSLDGKRLYVTTSLYSGWDKQFYPEMIKEGSVMMQIDVNTANGGLKVNENFLVDFGKEPNGPALAHELRYPGGDCTSDIWL; this comes from the exons ATGG caactAAATGCACAGGCTGTGGACCTGGCTACAAAAGCCCACTGGATGCCATGAAGG GTCCACGTGAGGAGATTGTGTACCTGCCCTGCATTTATCGCAACACTGGAATCCAAAAACCAGACTACCTTGCCACTGTCGACGTGGACCCCAAGTCTCCTACTTATTGTCAG GTCATCCACAGACTGCCCATGCCCAACCTGAATGACGAGCTACACCACTCTGGTTGGAACGCCTGCAGCAGCTGTTTTGGCGACTCATCCAAGAAGCGCAACCGACTTATCCTGCCCTCGCTCATCTCCTCCCGGGTCTACATAGTGGACACTGGGACAGACCCCCGCGCTCCACAGATGCACAAG ATTGTGGAGCCCACAGATATCTTCTGGAAGACGGGCCTGGCCAACCCCCACACCACACACTGCCTGGGCAGTGGCCAGATTATGATCAGCAGCATAGGAGATCCATCTGGCAATGGAAAAG GTGGCTTTATCTTGCTGGATGGTAAAACGTTCGAGGTGGTTGGTAACTGGGAGCTGCCTGGTGAGGCGGCACCTTTTGGTTATGACTTCTGGTACCAGCCCCGACACAACGTCATGATGAGCACCGAATGGGGAGCGCCCAAAGCCCTCGCCTACGGTTTCAGCCTGGAACATGTCAAAGAAG GTCTCTATGGATCGAAGATCCACGTGTGGGACTGGACCACTCACAAGCGGCTACAGTCCCTGGACCTGGGGGAGGAGGGCGCCATTCCTCTGGAGATCCGCTTCCTCCATGATCCCGCCGCCACGGAGGGCTACGTCGGCTGTGCACTCCAAGGAACAGTCTTCCGTTTCTACAGGACACCA AAAGGAGAATGGGCTGCTGAGAAGGTTATCCACGTCCCCAGTAAGAAAGTGGAGGGATGGGCTTTGCCAGTGATgccaa GTCTGATCACAGATATTCTGATCTCCCTGGACGACCGCTTCCTATACTTCAGTAACTGGCTGCATGGAGACATACGACAGTATGACATCACAAACAGGAGGAACCCACGTCTGGCTGGCCAG CTCTTCTTGGGAGGGAGCATCCTAAACGATGGCCCTGTCAAAGTACTGGAGGACCCAGAGAATCAGAGCCAACCACCCCCACGCACAATCAAG GGGAAGAGGATCCCAGGGAGCCCCCAGATGTTGCAGCTCAGTCTGGATGGGAAGAGACTGTAcgtcaccacctctctctacagtggCTGGGACAAGCAGTTCTACCCGGAAATGATCAA GGAGGGTTCTGTTATGATGCAGATTGACGTGAACACAGCCAATGGTGGCCTCAAGGTGAATGAGAACTTCCTGGTCGACTTTGGGAAAGAGCCCAATGGCCCGGCCTTGGCCCACGAGCTACGATACCCTGGGGGAGACTGCACCTCTGACATCTGGCTGTAA